aaaaatctaatttgttCCTTTTCAAAGAGTCTTGCTAAAAATTAGACTTCTTTTTGCCCCTTTTTTAACAGCATTTTCTATATTTATTAAGAACTTTTTTTTTGAGTGGAGAAAAATGagctaaatttttctttttttttttattaacatgACTACCAAAAATAATTAATAAGAgacaatatttttatgatttttttgaattttggagAGTGGTTgactttttttctctcctttctgtTCAATAGGTATAGATATTTGATTGATATTGGAGATATTTTGACATTATGCTGTAGTGAGATCCTTGAAGATGCGAACATGGAGCATAATTTGGGGTTGATAacattgaataaaaaataaaccatGAAATTTCTCCTTTATGCTGTACTCTATGAATCTGTCCTTAACCTATCTTCAGAAAGAGCTCATCATTCAGGATAGAAAAGCTAGAGTATGTTCATGTCAAGAGTATTATATAGCATGTATAAAACTCAACTCGGTTTGATCTGAATGGTTACCCGGGCTTTTTTTGTAAGGTTCAGTAAGCATAGCCCTAATTGTTGGCGTGAGGAAACCACCCATTAGATGCACAATCATAAGTAATTCTTTATTGCTTTGCATGCTCTTAGTATGTTTCCTTCCATACTGGATTTTAAGGTCCAAAATTATCTGTTATGTGCTCATTTGATTTTGTCCTATCATTCTTGGTCTTTGTCCAATAGGGGTTCTATTGACTAGGGGCCTCAACAGTTTTCATCTAGGAAAGAAGAAAGATGTTTTAAAGTGAAAAGGACATGCTCCCATTATAAAAATAGTGACAATGACAAATCTACTTCCTGATTCGGCATAAATGGTCCAGAAATTGATGTGATGGTATATGGAAATAAAAGACCATTACGACATGGCAACTGATATGAAGGTTTCACATTTCCATGTTGCGTAACAGCATCGTCGTTATCTTTACTTGTTGATGTCTGAATGCTACAATTTCTCTTTTTAGGAAAGATATGGTTTTCAATGATGGTGAATGACTCAAAGGAAGATGCTCATTTACATCTGTAGCAGTTCTCTCCAACTTTGGCAATCCTTTGGTTCATCGTgtttttcaaattttcattcatTTGCATGCTTGATTGGAATTAGTTGCAAGAAAAGAAgtgacaaagaaaaaaaatgatggatgCTTGTTCAAATATCAGCTTTTGCTGTCTGTGTGCAGGATCATGTGTAACTGTGGCTAAGGTATGAGGGAAAGTAGAAAGACAGTTGTGCTTCAGGAGTAAAGATGAGGTTATGAGGAAACCATCTAACTGTTAATAGCAAACAAAACTAAATGGTCAGTTTGGAATAAAAGGAATCTAATcccaattaatttaaataattctaTTATTTGCACAGTTTCTACTGAAATTAAGCTTTCTAAACTTTCCTAAACTTGTCATAAGCTGCATAGAATGCAAATATTTATCAACTAAATCGAGGCAGCGTGGCCTGCTTGCTATTTTGTTCGATTCATCtcatttcttttatcttttcatcTTGCAATTAAATTCTTGTGTATTAGCACCATAGGAAAAAGAATTATTTAGGAGCTTTTCTTTAGTTAATGTGTTAATTTTTTTCACCCTTGATTTGCAGGAGAACCATTTATAGATGGTAAAGCTGTACCTTATGACCCAAAGTACCATGAAGAATGGGTCCGGAATAATGCTCGTGCAAATGAGAGATCCAGGCGCAATGACAGACCTCGTAATTTCGATAGATCAAGGAATTTTgaaaggagaagggagaacatgCAGAACTTCCAAAACAGAGAAGCACCTCCTATGCCAAATCCAAACTTCCAAAGCCATGGTCAGAACCCTGTGCCACCACCTCCACCACAAAGTGCCATGCCATCCAGAGACATGCCTCCAATGCCTAATGCACAGAACACCATGCCTCCCAGAGACATGCCTCCGCCACCTAACCGTGACTTCAATACCATGCCTCCTAACATGGGTGGTATGCCCCACAACTACCAGAGCCAAATGCCTCCCAGCCCTCAAAGCAGCTATGCACCAAACAGTGGACCTGGCTATCAAGGAAGCCAGGGCTATCAAGGAGGCAGTCCTGGGGGTGGTATGCCTGGTGGTCCTGGTTATCAAGGAGGCGTCCATGGGTACCCAGGGGGCAATAATCCTGGGGTTGGGATGCCGGCAGGCCCTGGTTATCAGGGAGGTGGTCCAGGCTATCAGGGAGGCAACACTGGCTATCAGGGAGGGGGCCCTGGCTATCAGGGAGGGGGCCCAGCTTATCAAGGGGGTGGCCCTGGTTACCAGCATGGTGGATCCAGTTATCAAGGAGGCGGCCCTAACTATCAGCAGGATGGACCTGCTTATCAAGGGGGCACACCAGCTTATCAGGGGAGAGACATGCCtggaagagatcatcaataggaACTATTGCTGGAGATGCTTGTGCAGAATTGAATACGAAGCAATACATCTCTATGTTGTAGGAGCCCATAACGCATGCACtgttaattttgatgagaccggGACTTTATCTACATAGgtaatatttcaatttagtagctGCTAGTTATGCCGTCCAGATCCTCTTTAAGCTTGCAAGAGCATGAAACTCTTTTGAGTGTTAAAAGGTTTTTTAATTTTGATCTGAAGCATCTAGTCTTATTGTTGCTGATTCTGAGCAAAATTTGCTGGGATGCTGAAATCTGTGGCCAAGGAAGTGCTTTATATGTAATACCTGATTAAAGTGCACATTAATTTGAATAGTTTGAATGGACCAGATTGTCCAAGAAATTACAATGGGTCAATTTGAGAATGTCATCATGGTCTGGTGCCCTAGGCCTGTTTCCGGGCTATAGATTTTTCCCAGTGAGCTGGTAGGGCAACATGATAAGTCCATTTGCGTTTTATAAATTGAGCATTACAATAgtagttttatttgatatcattaaaaaataatttctaccaaaaaaaagaataataactTGTCTGGATATCGGGTGATTGTTATGATTGTTTTTGCGTATTTTTTGAAGTTGGTCTACTGGAATAATTAGCTTAATTTTTCAGAGTTGAGCTTCACTCAGACTCGGTCCTTTGATCAAGAAATGTATAAAATCAAAAAGATAAGGAAATGTATTTGGATTTTTGTTTGTATTTTTTGAAATGGATATTGGTTAGGGTAGGAGACAAATCATCTTCATCTTCACTTTTGTTTGGTTGCTTGCGTTGGAGCTTTGGAGCTTTCGGCCTGTTTTTGTGGAAGAGCTGGGGCTGTTCTTTAGTTTTCGCCCGTTGTTAACATTAGGTTGAGTAAAGCAGATACTTCATTAAATACTGACAATGAAAATGTCCGATGGCTGGTTGGGAGATTCAATAGCCTATGTTACAAAATGATGCTTGATTGCTATCTCAATTGCTATTTCAACTGAACTGAAAAATGTATAATTCAATCATTTATGTTCATGTAATTGGGGTGTACTTGATTTGACGGACAAACGTCACAGCTACTACAGTGATACATTTGCAAGGGAGCGATAATGATATACTTGCTATGGTATCACATTGGGGCACTGTGACTTTCTAAGAAGCATAGCTTTTCGGAGGATATTTACGATAAATGAAACATATTATAATCTACAATTGAAACATATACTAAAACATATAttgaataatttaaataataataataataatattattatttttattattattactattactattattttgatgattatcaCGGTGTCTCTTAGTTTTGGGGTTAATCATGTGTTGGGTAATGGGCGTTGGAATGCAGAATTGAGAACAGTAttatgagaaattctttatgtATCACGTGACGTAGTAAAATTGATATGGAACGAATTGTCCAATCATATTAGACCACGCAACATAATTAACAATGGGatagatattaatattatatagttttttatttcaaatttttttgatgaaaataccatttCTCtccatagaataaaaaaatagtattattatttttaatatcttatatattttctgtgaatatatataatatcctgaataatatatatgattttttatgtctttataagatattttaaataatatatatattttttgatatcttatatgactttctgtgaatatatatgttctgaacaatatatataattttttgtgaatatatataatattttaaataatttatataattttttaatatcttatatgattttttgttaatatatatgatattttgaataatatatatgacttcttgtgactATATATaacatcttgaacaatatatatgacttcttatgtctttgtataatattctaaataatatatatgactttctgatactttatataattttttataaatatataaatatatatatatgatattctgaataatatataattttttgaataatatatttgactttttgatatcttatataattttttgtcaatatatataacatcttgaataatatatataacttttttaaatatatatggcatcctgaataatatatataattttctatctttatataatatcatgttggttattataacaaaaaaaaggtcatataaggcatcaaaatttatatattgttcagaaaatcatataagacatacgaaagtcatataaggtattaaaaaattataataattaatagatattatataaagatagaaaatcatatatattattcagaatatcatgtatattcacagaaaatcatatatattatttaagatgtcatatatattgataagaagtcatatacgatatcagaaagtcatatatattatttaagatattatatatatttataagatatcatatatattatttaggatatcatatatattcactgaAAATCATATAAGGCATCATGAAGcttatattattcaggatatcatataaagatataagaagtcatatatatattGCTTAGGaggttatatatattcacagtaaATCATACAAggcatcaaaaaataataatattatttttttattttataaaaaaaatattttaattaaaaaaatttgagaaaaaaattgtaCGGTATTAAATATCTATGCCATTATTAATTGTActacttggatcaatcgattgcTACGGTGTACTTGACGTCAATTTTATTGCACTGCATGACAAAGAATTACTTataggagaaattctttgtacctcaatcatggtgtagaaaatctgacgtagaACGCATTATATTTCCAATATGTATTTAATGTCTACAGTTTtacttttcgtttgaaattttgaatgataaaaatatctcattcttctgaaaaaattatgatatcttatgtcatattatgacattctgtattgaaattataattttctgcatgccataattttttcataagatGTCACAAAGAAGAAAAGGcatttttgtcattaaaaattatgatttttcataagatatcataattttttcacaacatgttataatttttttgaaaaaaaatatttttattatttaaaattttaaataaaaaataaaaaatatatattaaaaaattatcatgtaACTGAATGAGACGGTGCACTCTACATCAGATTTTCTATACCGCAGGCGGTGTAGAAAGAATTTCCCTTGCTCGTTGTGCCATTCCTAGTCCGCATGTAGTTCCGCTTATAATTCACGTTGGCCTGGCCTGCCCCAGCATGATGGGCCGCACTCCAAATTCCACATTTCCATCCCCATTGGCTGCCGTTGGTATGAACATAGTTTAGAGAGAGATTATTGTATACGATGTGCATGGCCATGTCAGTGCACCGATCATCAAACTCGTAAACATGGTAAAATCGATCACGGAACTTGCAAACGTGGGTTCCATTTGCCACATACTCATCTCAGTGATGGTCCACCGCGAAACACACTCATCAGAATCAGGATCTTGTTAGCCAGTCATGGAGATTCTAAATGAGAAAAGAATGATCAACTGGATCAATGGCTTGAAAGTTGGAATAGAAGGTATACTGCAGTGTTGCCGGTTCGACTGTAAGGGGTTGTCTTCTATGGTTCGATGTTGTTTCAGTCCAGCACTCTCTTTTCTTTATTCAATTTCCGTCTTATTAGGAAGAATATCTTTCAGGGACCTATCTTTAATACAGAAATGGAATTCTTTTTCTTGACTTGTTTGCTTCGTCTTCGCCTCCTCTCCTTTGGGCCGATCAAGCTTTTGTTTTGATAAGTCCAGGATAGCTCCCGGAGATACAGAGTCCAAACTTTTATATAAAAAGAGGTTGTTAGGTCCGAGGTAGTGAGGAAGGATCCACTCAACGAAGGTCTCATTGCCGGCGGGCCGTGCAATCAATTTGCCATTTAGAAGAGGACACTCTTTCCCGCGCTAAACCGGAATTTTCCCATATAAAACCCggagataaaaaataaataaaaaacaaaagaagaggagaaaaaaaggagagaacaaGGAGATTTTGGAATTCGTCAAGCCGAGGCCCATTAGGATCCGATTCGAGTCCCCGGCGGCAAAATAACCGTCTGATAGGCCGTCTCCGGCGCTTGCTCCCGGTCTCCCAGCCACGGATCGGGAGGATCGAGTGGGTAACTTCGTGCATATCTCCCCTCGCTCCGCTTTTCGAAATCTCCAAGTTTTTGGGATGATAGATTGATTAAGTTTTGGAAAGGCAGCGGCTTGAATTGATGGGCGCTAGTTCGATGGATGCGGAGGCCGCGAGGCCTGCGCTTCTTCGAGTACGGATGATGGCGGTGGACCGATGGATGCGGAGGCTCAATTCGGTCATCTTCGCAAGGTCTCTTTTGGTTCTTTCTTCGATCTGTttcctttatttttatttcttgtttttgttcttcttttcttttgtgcatgtGATCTGAGTTGGCAATCTGGTTTGAGCTGAAGGAAATGGCCCTTGGTGAGAGCATTGAGAGGCAAGCGATGGCAAATACTTTTTCTTGGTGAGAACATGGAGGAAAGCAAGAAGTATCTCTTGGCTAACATGCCTATGATCGGTAAATTtcctttttctctatttttatctCTTCCGATTCTTTTTGTTAATGGTCTAAAGATGAAATCTTTCAGCCTGAGGAGTTGCAGAGGAACCAGGGAAGGCTGAGGTGA
Above is a genomic segment from Elaeis guineensis isolate ETL-2024a chromosome 1, EG11, whole genome shotgun sequence containing:
- the LOC105060367 gene encoding multiple organellar RNA editing factor 8, chloroplastic/mitochondrial, translated to MAGRALISKLPSVSLSPLLFSRSFASRSLACARPSSPFLRLRPLLPLADSLRLHFAGGRVGEVRCFSTRPTTSSLNDPSPNWSNRPPKETILLDGCDFEHWLVVVEPPDPSLTRDEIIDSYIKTLAQVLGSEEEAKKSIYSVSTKHYFAFGCKVSEETSYKIKPLPKVRWVLPDSYLDVKNKDYGGEPFIDGKAVPYDPKYHEEWVRNNARANERSRRNDRPRNFDRSRNFERRRENMQNFQNREAPPMPNPNFQSHGQNPVPPPPPQSAMPSRDMPPMPNAQNTMPPRDMPPPPNRDFNTMPPNMGGMPHNYQSQMPPSPQSSYAPNSGPGYQGSQGYQGGSPGGGMPGGPGYQGGVHGYPGGNNPGVGMPAGPGYQGGGPGYQGGNTGYQGGGPGYQGGGPAYQGGGPGYQHGGSSYQGGGPNYQQDGPAYQGGTPAYQGRDMPGRDHQ